The window AATGCTTTCCAGCCACCAAGCgagtaaaagaaagagaaaatggtgAGATTACCAACCTCAAGTCTATGTGGCTCTTTGGTGTGGCACGATTCGCTGTCTCCCTCTGAGAAAGAGCCAGACTCGTCGCTTGAGTTTGAGTCATACAATTTCTCACACTTCACCTTGGGTCTCCCGTCTAGAGCCAGGCCGGAGCAGGGTGAGGATGAGGACAGCTCGAACTGTGGCAGGCTGGACGGGGAACTCACGCTGCCATCCTCCGCATATGAGTAGGAAGAGCACGAGCTAGATGTCCTGGGGAAAGTCTCGGTACGGGTGGAGCGGGGACACACTCTAATGGGCACCGGGCAGCTCCTCTTTGGCCTTCGGCGGGCCGGCAACGAGGGTTCTGAAGGTCCGGAAGTAGGAGAGAGCGTCTGAGAGCAGGGCAAGGAACGACTAGAGCCTGTCCACAGGCCTTTTGGTGCATCTGGCTCCAGAGATGACTCGTCTGGGTTGGAATGTGCCGGCTGTGAGAAAATGACGCTCCTGCGATCCATCTCGTGCTCAAGGTCCTGCTTATAGATTCTTTCACAGGAGAGAGACTTCAAAGCTGGGAATCCACAGGACTGCTTTGAAGAGTTCACCGCGAGCCCTCCAATAAAGGCCTGATAGTCCTTTTTAAAGTCACCCTGAGCTAGATGGTGGTTCTGAGCAGGAAAAAGTGCACTGGAAAACTGCTGGTTGCTTCTGAGCGAGGAAGAGTCTGCCGAAAAACTGCAGAGCGGAGGGATAAGGCTGTGTTTGACCAGGGAACGCAGGCACAGGGGTGACGTCCGACTGCCTGGCACTTCGGCTGGCGTAGAACTGAGGAGTTGGTCACTAAAGTCGATCTCGGTGTCCATCTCCATCCTGTCTGCATTACACTGCTCTGCTTCAGAGAAGTCGAACGCCAGTCTTTCTTCTCCTGTGCTTGGTTCTGCCTTCACTCGGGACATATCCAGGCCCTGGGCATCACTGCTGGTGATGGTGTCTTGGAGCGAGCCGGCTAGGCTTGAGGTACTGCTGTGTGATGAAGTGCGCGTGGCATTGTGCTTAGCATAGGCCTGCTGGTGCTTCCTGTATTTGGGATAACAGGGGAAATCGTTGGTTTCATGCACATCTGACCGATGCAGGCTGTTGGTGGATAGTAATCTCTCTGGGTCGACAGAACTGCTGAGGGATGTGGGACTATGCTTTGTGTGGGACACAGGGACATTCAGAAATCTGCTCTGCCCCCTCTCCTCCTCGTAAGCTGGTGTTTGTGGTGATTTGGGTTGTTCCTCACCCTTGCTGCTCATCTGCGCCTTCAGGAACAGCAAGCAGGAGTCTTCCAGGTTGTGGATGCCCAGGAACTCAGCGCAGCACATCACATCGTGGATGTTCTCCTGGCTGAGCAGCAGCTTGGCGGTGTAGGCAAACTGCAAGAGCGGCGCAAACCCTCTCATTGTGATCTAAggacacataaaaacacaaacaaagtcACCAGAGATGCTTTGCTTACAACTAAACAACTgactaaaaagtaaaaacagcaAACTTCTCCGTGCTGCCCTAACAACCATAACACAGAGCTGTGAAGTGATGTGCCATTCTGTAGCATACgtcaatcaggcataacatcgtgaccacctccttgtttctgtgctcattgtccctttaatcagctccacttactgtatagctgcactctgtagttctacagttacagactgtagtccatctgtttctctgatactctgttaccctgttcttcagtggtcaggacccccatggaccctcacaaagcaggtactatgtgggtggtgggtcattctcagcactgacgtggtgatggtgtgttaatgtatgttgtgctggtacgagtggatcagacacagcagtgctgctggagtttttaaacactgtgtccactcactgtccactctattagacactcctaccttgtcggtccaccttgtagatgtaaagtcagagacgacagctcatctgctgctgcacagtttgtgttggtcgtcctctagtccttcatcagtggtcacaggacgctgcccacaggacgctgttggctggatatttttggttggtggactgttctcagtccagcagcgacactgaggtgtttaaaaactccagcagcactgctgtgtcggATCTACTCAGACCGGCGCATAACATCTGTATTGGGTGCACCTCATCACACATGGGTcgttctccatttggagtgggaattttttaaacaaattcatttcttttgttctaaaactaaataatcttaattAACATCTATTAtcacatacacaaaaaagaGCTTAATTCAAGGCTTATTTTACAGTCAATGGTGTTGTATGATTGTGGTGTAactccagtgacattctggttaaaTTGATTGGTTTAAATTGGTTAATTTTGTAAATTGGCTGcaactatttaaaatcagtgataaaaatacattttatgggattattttgacaaaattttaattatgcagccattaaagcacataaaacacatagtgagtgagtgtgactCGCCTTCTCAGGCTTTGAGACACTTCCTCTCTGACGAGACTAGGCCCAAAGAGGCAGCTTAATGGAGCTGAAAACACTGTTAAATTGTAgaataagagtcctgataacaccagtgacctAAATGTCTGtgacaaatgaattaaataaataatacgcatattttaaatgcagtaaaatgttaACGATAAGAGTAAACATATCTCTGatttatacacatttatacacatcCTAAAATATTGATctatattaaaaatggtttctcaaatgttgaaaattggtTTTGTGATGGGTTGTTTCACATATTCAGAGCAAATATgaaacaggattttttttaaaaatcataagggaaaaaaatttaatcttaggtcaactgtgtaaatgtacatgcCGACTTTTGGAGCTGTACCTGATAATTTTAAGCTTCTTTTTAAGCCCTTTTTTTATCTAGTGATTTGTCAACACTCAGATTAAGTACCGTTTTCCTGCCATTCCAGTGGTGCTGCCCTTTAAATGAACACTTTGTGTATTATTTCTGAGAACAATGTAGTTATGCTGCAGACGCGTATTCAATACAGCCACATTTGAGCATCAAGTGACCAAATCCACAAACACAAGCTGAGGAACGGGGCTGTACTGTAGGGATTTGTTGATAAAATATATCTTTGAgttatcattaataaaaggtTTGCGGAATTATTAATTAAACTGGAGTACAGAGTCATTGTAACTAAGGCCCAGGCTGCCTTAGGTAGGAAAGTTAGGCCTAATGCTTCTAGGCAAGAGGTGTCGGTGCCAGGCACTGCTTAGAATGCCTTGAGAGATGAGCAGATATGAGCTGTAAGAAATAGTCTTTTCAGAatagaattcagaaccattcgTCTCTGTATTTGCActctgtgaaattagacctctgcatttaacccatccgtgcagtgaaacacccacatacacacacacacacactagggtgcagtgagcacacttgcccggagcagtgggcagccctatccgtggtgcctggggagcaattaggggttaggtgtcttgcccaagggcacttcagtcatggactgtcagccaaggggatcgaaccggcaaccttccagtcacagggccggttccctaacctccagcccacgactgcccctagcTTTTTATTAAAAGCAAGCTAGCTTTTGGTGAGGAGATAGAGGAGCAGCGAGCAGGAACAGGTTGTAactcttaaataattaaaaaagccaTTAAGGAGAAGTCGTAAAATTGGTCCTTGTCAGACGAAGCATAGAGGTGTCAACAAGTGAATTTAACACGGTGATTATAATGACAGCCAATGGGAACCGTAGGCTGGTCggagaggaggagtgaagacAGCGCCCCGGGGAGGAGCACTGACCATAATcgaaaaacattataaaaacgGATGTAACGTGTTGAATCTTTGCACTGTTGGCGATCCGGAAGCCGACTCGTCACCGGAAACTTCATAAAAGCCTTTTCCTTCAAAAGAACCAACGGCTGAAATTTGgtttttcatcttcttcattCTTGCAAGAAAATCGTTGAAACTTTTTGGCGGTACTgcttt is drawn from Pygocentrus nattereri isolate fPygNat1 chromosome 10, fPygNat1.pri, whole genome shotgun sequence and contains these coding sequences:
- the bach2a gene encoding transcription regulator protein BACH2 isoform X2, which gives rise to MSMAEKPEGPVYVYESTVHCANILLCLNEQRKQDVLCDVSVRVEGREVRAHRAVLAACSRYFSLLLRGPREHEPVICLPSKITMRGFAPLLQFAYTAKLLLSQENIHDVMCCAEFLGIHNLEDSCLLFLKAQMSSKGEEQPKSPQTPAYEEERGQSRFLNVPVSHTKHSPTSLSSSVDPERLLSTNSLHRSDVHETNDFPCYPKYRKHQQAYAKHNATRTSSHSSTSSLAGSLQDTITSSDAQGLDMSRVKAEPSTGEERLAFDFSEAEQCNADRMEMDTEIDFSDQLLSSTPAEVPGSRTSPLCLRSLVKHSLIPPLCSFSADSSSLRSNQQFSSALFPAQNHHLAQGDFKKDYQAFIGGLAVNSSKQSCGFPALKSLSCERIYKQDLEHEMDRRSVIFSQPAHSNPDESSLEPDAPKGLWTGSSRSLPCSQTLSPTSGPSEPSLPARRRPKRSCPVPIRVCPRSTRTETFPRTSSSCSSYSYAEDGSVSSPSSLPQFELSSSSPCSGLALDGRPKVKCEKLYDSNSSDESGSFSEGDSESCHTKEPHRLEVRLPFPVDQITDLPRNDFQLLIKMHKLTSEQLEFVHDLRRKSKNRIAAQRCRKRKLDCIKNLECEIHKLVCEKQKLLTERNQLKACMGELWENFSFLSQEVSREEKLSPEQNWLLFDQHPSRASSSPIHIDLTVSSSPSSVDLTLPSHRSLPPSPSPAKSQHPHEISPTRPQLDTSASIKTPLQISSPTVTVALCQEMTDKCTTDA
- the bach2a gene encoding transcription regulator protein BACH2 isoform X1 encodes the protein MSMAEKPEGPVYVYESTVHCANILLCLNEQRKQDVLCDVSVRVEGREVRAHRAVLAACSRYFSLLLRGPREHEPVICLPSKITMRGFAPLLQFAYTAKLLLSQENIHDVMCCAEFLGIHNLEDSCLLFLKAQMSSKGEEQPKSPQTPAYEEERGQSRFLNVPVSHTKHSPTSLSSSVDPERLLSTNSLHRSDVHETNDFPCYPKYRKHQQAYAKHNATRTSSHSSTSSLAGSLQDTITSSDAQGLDMSRVKAEPSTGEERLAFDFSEAEQCNADRMEMDTEIDFSDQLLSSTPAEVPGSRTSPLCLRSLVKHSLIPPLCSFSADSSSLRSNQQFSSALFPAQNHHLAQGDFKKDYQAFIGGLAVNSSKQSCGFPALKSLSCERIYKQDLEHEMDRRSVIFSQPAHSNPDESSLEPDAPKGLWTGSSRSLPCSQTLSPTSGPSEPSLPARRRPKRSCPVPIRVCPRSTRTETFPRTSSSCSSYSYAEDGSVSSPSSLPQFELSSSSPCSGLALDGRPKVKCEKLYDSNSSDESGSFSEGDSESCHTKEPHRLEVRLPFPVDQITDLPRNDFQLLIKMHKLTSEQLEFVHDLRRKSKNRIAAQRCRKRKLDCIKNLECEIHKLQVCEKQKLLTERNQLKACMGELWENFSFLSQEVSREEKLSPEQNWLLFDQHPSRASSSPIHIDLTVSSSPSSVDLTLPSHRSLPPSPSPAKSQHPHEISPTRPQLDTSASIKTPLQISSPTVTVALCQEMTDKCTTDA